GTCCTGGCAGGGGACCGAGACGCCGCGCCTCGATGCGCCCCAGGTGGTGATCTTCGCAGGCAATCACGGGGTGACGGCACGGGGGATCTCGGCCTTTCCCGCCGAGGTGACGGCCCAGATGGTCGCCAACTTCGAGGCCGGAGGGGCCGCGATCAACCAGCTCTCGCAGGCCTTCGGGGCGCAGATGACGGTGCAGGCGCTGGATCTGGACAGGCCGACGGCGGATTTCACCCAAGGCCCCGCCATGACCGAGGCCGAGGTGGTCGCGGCCCTCGCCACGGGCTGGCAGGCGGTCGATCCCACGGCGCATGTGCTGGTGGCAGGGGAGATGGGGATCGGAAACACCACCGTGGCGGCGGCCCTGTGTGCGGCCCTCTACGGCGGCGACGCGGAGGGGTGGGTCGGGCGTGGCACGGGCGTCGACGACGCGGGCCTCGCGCGCAAGGCCGACGCGGTGCGCGCGGCACTTGCGGTCAACGCGGGGGCGCTGGGCGATCCGCTGGAGGTGCTGCGCTGCCTCGGCGGACGGGAGCTCGCGGCCATGGCCGGGGCCATCGCGCGGGCGCGCGGCGAGGGGATCCCGGTGATCCTCGACGGGTTCATCTGCTGTGCGGCGGCAGCCTGCCTGGCCGAGGCGGTGCCGGGCGCGCTCGATCACGCGGTGGCGGGGCACCTGTCGGCCGAAGGCGGGCATGAGGCCCTGCTGGCGCGGCTGGACAAAACGCCGCTGTTGTCGCTTGGCCTGCGTCTCGGCGAAGGCTCCGGCGCGGCGCTGGCGCTGGGCATCCTTCAGGGCGCGGTCGCGTGCCATTCCGGCATGGCGACCTTCGCCGAGGCGGGGGTGTCCGACGGCTGAGGCTCAGGCGGTGGGCTTGCGGCTTTGCTTCATCGCGGTCTCGGATTCCAGCGTCGCGAACCGGTCGCTGTACCCGGTCACCGCCTTGCCCTCGTCTAGGGTGCTGACCAGCGCGGTCTCCAGGTCGCGGTTCAGCTCCTTGGCGCGTGTCACATAGGCCGTGTTCTCGGTGACCGGCACGCCCGGCTTCCAGAGCACCGCCAGATCGCGCATCGCCTTGCGGTCCATCCGGAAGAACGTGTGCTCTGCATCCGCGGCGTCGAACTCGCTCATCCCCATGTTTTCCAGCACGTAGCGCGCGGCCCGCAGGGAGCTGTCGAAGGTCTCGCGCACGATGTCATTGGCCCCAGCGGCATAGAGCTCGTAGACATGCACCCGGTCCCGGGCGCGGGCGACGATATGCAGGTCGGGCCGCATCCGCCGCGCGTATTGCACCAGGCGCAGCCCCGCCTCCCTGTCGTCGAGCGCCACCACCAGCACCCGCGCCTTGTCGAGCCCCGCCGCATGGAGCAGTTCGGGCCGGGTGGGATCGCCGAAGAACCCCTTGAACCCGAAGCGCCGCATCAGCTCGATCATCTCGAGGTCGTGGTCGAGCACCGTTGTCTTCATCCCGGTCATCTGCACCATGCGGTTGACCACCTGCCCGAACCGGCCGATCCCGGCGATGATGATCGGCTGTTGTTCGTCGATCTCGTCATGGGGCTGTTGCGGCCCGCTGGCTTCCTCCATTCGGGCGGAAACCTGGTCATAGACGATGAACAGCAAGGGCGTCAGCAGCATCGACAATGCCACCACCAGCAACAAGGTCTGGCTCAGCTCGGCGGGCAACACATGGGTACCCACCGCGAAGCTGATCAGCACGAAGCCGAACTCCCCCGCCTGGGCGAGACCGAGGGTGAAGAGCCAGCGATCCCGCCCCCTGATCTTGAACAGTATCGCGAGACCCAGAAGGATCACTCCCTTGATCAGCATCAGACCCAGGGTGAGCGAGATCAGCAGCACCGGATCGCCGAACAGGACGCCGAAATTGATCCCCGCCCCGACAGTGAGGAAAAACAGGCCCAGCAGCAGTCCCTTGAAGGGCGCGATATCCGCCTCCAGCTCGTGACGGTACTCCGAGTTGGCCAGCACCACGCCCGCCAGGAAGGTGCCGAGCGCCGGCGACAGGTCCACGATCAGCATCAGCGACGCGACCCCGGTCACGAAGAGCAATGCCACAGCCGTGTTCATCTCGCGCATCCGGGCCGCATGGATGAAGCGAAACACGGGCCGCGTCAGGTAATGCCCGCCGAGAATGATCGCCGCAATCGCCGCGATGGTGACGAGGGTCAGTCCCCAGCCAGGCAACTGGTCCAGCAGGTGCATCACCGCGGTTGCGGAATGATCGTCATGCCCATGCCCGTCGGTGCCGCCCGGGGCGAGCTGAACGCTGCCATCGGGGGCGGCGGTGATACCGGCAAGACCGCTCGCGGGGCTTTGGGCCTCCGGTGCATGGGGCAGGATCGACAGCGCCAGAAGCGGCATGAAGGCCAGCATCGGGATCACCGCGATATCCTGGGTCAGCAGCACCGAGAACGCACTGCGGCCCCCCGGGGTCTGCATCAGCCGCTTTTCGTTCAGGGTCTGCAACACGATCGCGGTCGACGACAGCGCCATGATCATCCCGATCGCGAGGCTCACGGGCCAGGCAAAGCCGAGCAAGATGCAGCCGCCGGTGATCGCCGCCATGGTCAGCCCGATCTGCAAGCCGCCGAGGCCCAGAAGCCGGTCGCGCATGTCCCACAGGGCGCGCGGCTCCAGCTCCAGCCCGATCAGGAACAGCATCATCACCACGCCGAACTCGGCGAAATGCTGCAACTCCTCCACATCGGTGCCCACGAGGCCCAGAACCGGACCGATGATGACTCCGGCCAGCAGGTAGCCCAGAACCGAACCCAGCCCGAACCGCACCGCGAGCGGCACGGCAATGACCGCCGCCAACAGGAATATGGTCGCTTCGATCAGAAATGCGGTCATCGGGGATCCTGGCTTGGGTCGTGGTGGATACTGGGGCGCGTGGGGCTACTCTACCGGGCGCGGCCTG
The Dinoroseobacter shibae DFL 12 = DSM 16493 genome window above contains:
- the cobT gene encoding nicotinate-nucleotide--dimethylbenzimidazole phosphoribosyltransferase, which produces MSSLPPPSDAPFTTLSAFRAALAHAPGPNGPAEARARARNGVLTKPPGALGRLEDLAIWVASWQGTETPRLDAPQVVIFAGNHGVTARGISAFPAEVTAQMVANFEAGGAAINQLSQAFGAQMTVQALDLDRPTADFTQGPAMTEAEVVAALATGWQAVDPTAHVLVAGEMGIGNTTVAAALCAALYGGDAEGWVGRGTGVDDAGLARKADAVRAALAVNAGALGDPLEVLRCLGGRELAAMAGAIARARGEGIPVILDGFICCAAAACLAEAVPGALDHAVAGHLSAEGGHEALLARLDKTPLLSLGLRLGEGSGAALALGILQGAVACHSGMATFAEAGVSDG
- a CDS encoding cation:proton antiporter — encoded protein: MTAFLIEATIFLLAAVIAVPLAVRFGLGSVLGYLLAGVIIGPVLGLVGTDVEELQHFAEFGVVMMLFLIGLELEPRALWDMRDRLLGLGGLQIGLTMAAITGGCILLGFAWPVSLAIGMIMALSSTAIVLQTLNEKRLMQTPGGRSAFSVLLTQDIAVIPMLAFMPLLALSILPHAPEAQSPASGLAGITAAPDGSVQLAPGGTDGHGHDDHSATAVMHLLDQLPGWGLTLVTIAAIAAIILGGHYLTRPVFRFIHAARMREMNTAVALLFVTGVASLMLIVDLSPALGTFLAGVVLANSEYRHELEADIAPFKGLLLGLFFLTVGAGINFGVLFGDPVLLISLTLGLMLIKGVILLGLAILFKIRGRDRWLFTLGLAQAGEFGFVLISFAVGTHVLPAELSQTLLLVVALSMLLTPLLFIVYDQVSARMEEASGPQQPHDEIDEQQPIIIAGIGRFGQVVNRMVQMTGMKTTVLDHDLEMIELMRRFGFKGFFGDPTRPELLHAAGLDKARVLVVALDDREAGLRLVQYARRMRPDLHIVARARDRVHVYELYAAGANDIVRETFDSSLRAARYVLENMGMSEFDAADAEHTFFRMDRKAMRDLAVLWKPGVPVTENTAYVTRAKELNRDLETALVSTLDEGKAVTGYSDRFATLESETAMKQSRKPTA